From the genome of Geoglobus ahangari, one region includes:
- a CDS encoding CBS domain-containing protein, whose amino-acid sequence MSNFKRVGDFVKRSPVTVDSSLSIRETAKIMDEEKISSVVVMRNGAPYAFFTESDLRRVVGEEIDLGKPVGEFAGTRLIAVSSESSIFDALSLMVQHGIKHLGVFEDGELIGVITLRDVAFELGPKYIKYTARIHGAKRLEDIALAMDSFKLDLEREAMSYVDHPEIVDPYVFFSEISHVVDAMIVTAAKLIGMPADGYAYAITGSGGRSEQFLLTDRDTLAVYSDDDVLAWFSRLERTLDSLGFPGCDHGYTSDKYNFHVSQVGETCREWSTNVEKNIVNLSLISDSRFLLGERSLLEEMKECLASKLEKNRFVIIASLRYKPALTIFGSLKEIFNYKAGAIAPVEYPVRALAITNGIMHVTNTLERIRTLVEERIIPEDMGDDLEHAYTILMRRKIWLQAQNRKEFQSSEVNPMERTLIRDALKTVKRFQGYVERNFI is encoded by the coding sequence TTGGCGACTTTGTGAAGAGATCTCCCGTGACCGTGGACTCTTCTCTCAGCATAAGGGAGACCGCGAAGATAATGGATGAGGAGAAGATCTCAAGCGTCGTTGTAATGAGGAACGGAGCCCCCTATGCTTTCTTCACAGAATCCGACCTGAGAAGGGTTGTTGGAGAGGAGATTGACCTCGGGAAGCCCGTTGGGGAGTTTGCAGGAACAAGGCTGATAGCCGTGAGCTCAGAGTCGTCGATCTTCGACGCCCTCTCCCTCATGGTTCAGCACGGGATAAAGCACCTCGGTGTGTTCGAGGACGGGGAGCTCATAGGCGTGATCACCCTCAGGGATGTGGCGTTCGAGCTGGGGCCCAAGTACATAAAGTACACGGCCAGAATTCACGGGGCGAAGAGGCTCGAGGACATAGCACTCGCGATGGACAGCTTCAAGCTCGACCTTGAGAGAGAGGCTATGAGCTACGTGGATCACCCGGAGATTGTTGATCCATACGTCTTCTTCTCCGAGATCTCCCACGTTGTTGACGCGATGATTGTAACCGCAGCGAAGCTCATCGGCATGCCAGCAGATGGGTACGCCTACGCCATCACAGGAAGTGGAGGGAGGAGCGAACAGTTCCTTCTGACTGACAGGGACACACTCGCAGTCTACAGCGACGATGACGTTCTCGCGTGGTTTTCAAGGCTTGAAAGAACGCTCGACAGCCTCGGGTTCCCGGGATGCGACCACGGATACACGTCTGACAAGTACAACTTCCACGTCAGTCAGGTGGGCGAGACCTGCAGGGAGTGGTCAACAAACGTGGAGAAGAACATAGTTAACCTCTCGCTCATCTCCGACTCGCGGTTTCTCCTTGGGGAGAGATCCCTGCTCGAGGAGATGAAGGAGTGCCTCGCCTCAAAGCTTGAGAAGAACAGGTTTGTCATCATCGCGTCGCTAAGATACAAGCCAGCACTGACGATTTTCGGCAGTCTGAAGGAGATCTTCAACTACAAGGCCGGCGCCATAGCACCGGTGGAGTATCCGGTCAGAGCGCTCGCGATAACCAACGGAATCATGCACGTGACAAACACGCTCGAGAGGATAAGGACTCTCGTGGAGGAGAGAATCATTCCCGAGGACATGGGAGACGATCTGGAGCATGCCTACACCATCCTGATGAGGAGGAAAATATGGCTTCAGGCCCAGAACAGGAAGGAGTTCCAGTCTTCCGAGGTCAACCCGATGGAGAGGACGCTGATAAGGGACGCGCTGAAGACCGTCAAGAGGTTTCAGGGGTACGTGGAGAGGAACTTCATATGA
- a CDS encoding 3'-5' exonuclease — translation MVEGLRDVEFCVIDLETTGLNTKKDEIISFASIPVRDMTIHLDEAFYTLIRPEKFRVDSIKYHGITESDLRDAPTFAEVADRIEEVIDDRVIVGYAVWVDVEFLKNAFKKKLKKKLRVERYVDVAEVEAWLIKKRGSAVTFRLDFESLMKIYRVEGFQRHTALGDAFSTAYVFLKQLSQLEDYSVNVIDLVRIGRRMLF, via the coding sequence ATGGTAGAGGGGCTCAGGGACGTTGAGTTCTGCGTCATAGACCTCGAAACCACGGGGCTGAACACCAAGAAGGACGAAATCATATCCTTTGCCTCGATTCCGGTAAGGGACATGACAATACACCTCGACGAGGCGTTCTACACCCTGATAAGGCCCGAGAAGTTCAGAGTGGACTCGATAAAGTACCACGGGATTACCGAGAGCGACCTGCGTGACGCACCCACATTCGCGGAGGTGGCGGACAGGATAGAGGAGGTGATCGATGATAGAGTCATAGTCGGCTATGCCGTGTGGGTGGACGTGGAGTTCCTCAAGAACGCGTTCAAGAAGAAGCTGAAGAAGAAGCTCAGGGTGGAGAGGTACGTGGATGTGGCAGAGGTCGAGGCGTGGCTGATAAAGAAGAGGGGCTCGGCTGTGACCTTCAGGCTCGATTTCGAGAGCCTGATGAAAATTTACCGCGTGGAGGGCTTTCAGAGGCACACGGCCCTTGGTGATGCGTTCTCAACAGCCTACGTGTTCCTCAAGCAGCTTTCGCAGCTTGAAGACTATAGCGTGAACGTCATCGACCTCGTGAGGATCGGGAGGAGGATGCTGTTCTGA
- a CDS encoding CBS domain-containing protein — protein MLPPVEYIARIKPFSLLTDEEVEELVSKMHVSLYKTGKTVFKRNKVLDRIYLVRDGEIGLFDGDDLVEVVGKNEFTGLISAIKKEKTEFEARAITDTICFEFKAKDVQDFMERNEEFAEFVNKLLTMRFSELFRGEEDELINVFSKKVSEILSKRPVTCSPDSTMEEVVRLMSDENVGSVVVTNPRGNPIGIITHTDVVRSLARGLDLSTKAESIMSHPVKAVDVSASLLDAYIKFIENAVNHLAVAEDGKLVGVVTIKDLIRKFEPQTSLLNYPKLVKKAENPERVRELLQEVVSSMKNMARSGLSYEVISSIYVPILDQILRKLVEGADLDATVAIIGSFGRREVRVPIRYDLAVIEGDASGLAYDFVSIRRYTDLAESVEGLTALADSRYIHGDGARYVSFREELEERLERLKGDVAKLLKSLLSQRITIENCDEVVCRAARLYAILQGDFTSKSTVERIGEMDLSEDVIESAVEAYSAVRMIRLRRELFEKSDKVDEVILKKSVGIFRQFQEELSRRMKSW, from the coding sequence ATGTTACCGCCGGTCGAGTACATAGCCAGAATAAAGCCGTTCAGCCTCCTCACAGACGAGGAGGTGGAGGAGCTCGTCAGCAAGATGCACGTCTCCCTCTACAAGACGGGGAAGACGGTGTTCAAGAGGAACAAGGTTCTCGACAGGATCTATCTGGTCAGGGACGGGGAGATAGGCCTGTTCGACGGAGACGATCTGGTCGAGGTGGTGGGGAAGAATGAGTTCACAGGGCTGATCTCCGCGATCAAAAAGGAGAAGACAGAGTTCGAGGCGAGGGCCATCACAGACACAATATGCTTCGAGTTCAAGGCAAAGGACGTTCAGGACTTCATGGAGAGGAACGAGGAGTTTGCGGAGTTTGTCAACAAGCTGCTCACAATGAGGTTCAGCGAGCTGTTCAGGGGTGAGGAGGACGAGCTCATAAACGTGTTCTCCAAGAAGGTTTCAGAGATTCTCAGCAAGAGGCCAGTCACATGCTCCCCGGACTCCACCATGGAGGAGGTCGTCAGGCTGATGTCTGACGAGAACGTCGGAAGTGTTGTTGTAACCAATCCAAGAGGAAACCCGATCGGGATAATAACCCACACAGACGTTGTCAGATCCCTCGCTAGGGGGCTTGACCTCTCCACGAAGGCGGAGAGTATCATGAGCCACCCGGTCAAGGCCGTTGACGTCTCCGCATCCCTGCTGGATGCGTACATAAAGTTCATTGAAAATGCCGTGAACCACCTCGCGGTTGCAGAAGACGGGAAACTGGTGGGCGTTGTCACGATCAAGGACCTCATAAGGAAGTTCGAGCCCCAGACGTCCCTCCTGAACTACCCCAAGCTCGTCAAGAAGGCCGAAAACCCGGAGAGAGTTAGAGAGCTGCTGCAGGAGGTCGTGAGCTCAATGAAGAACATGGCGCGCTCGGGGCTGAGCTACGAGGTGATATCCTCCATATACGTCCCCATTCTCGACCAGATCCTCAGGAAGCTCGTTGAGGGCGCAGATCTCGATGCAACGGTCGCGATCATAGGAAGCTTTGGAAGGAGAGAGGTGAGGGTGCCGATAAGGTACGACCTCGCTGTCATCGAGGGTGATGCCTCCGGGCTCGCTTACGACTTCGTATCGATCAGGAGGTACACTGACCTCGCGGAAAGCGTTGAGGGTCTCACCGCCCTTGCGGACTCAAGGTACATACACGGAGACGGGGCGAGGTATGTGAGCTTCAGGGAGGAACTCGAGGAGAGACTTGAGAGGCTAAAGGGGGATGTCGCAAAGCTGCTGAAGAGCCTGCTCTCGCAGCGCATCACAATCGAGAACTGCGACGAGGTTGTGTGCAGGGCGGCGAGGCTCTACGCCATCCTGCAGGGCGACTTCACGTCCAAGAGCACCGTGGAGAGGATAGGTGAGATGGATCTGAGCGAGGATGTTATCGAGAGCGCGGTTGAGGCGTACTCGGCCGTGAGGATGATAAGGCTGAGGAGGGAGCTGTTCGAGAAAAGCGATAAAGTGGATGAAGTCATCCTCAAGAAGTCGGTGGGCATATTCAGGCAGTTTCAGGAAGAGCTGTCGAGAAGGATGAAATCATGGTAG
- a CDS encoding FecCD family ABC transporter permease, with product MVHTSQGRMAKVLLVLVILLALSFLLSIGYGSSGFLLSFHDIQSKILDYRLRRTILAALVGASLSSAGCAMQSLFRNPLADPYIIGVSSGASAGASIAIVLGLASSSLSLMLFAFASSILTVYVVYRIGGSTTSSLLLAGIAVATFLTGLTSLLIYMAGESMHKVIFWIMGGFWTANWVKVGLMLFTAFLGIALLYVFAWRLNALLLGEEHAESVGIDVSKFRAVIVAISALLTASAVSVSGVIGFVGLIIPHTMRMLLGFDNRVLIPFSVLFAMGFMPLVDLVARVAVPGELPVGIITSMLGAPFFIYLLRRGTGFGA from the coding sequence ATGGTTCATACCTCGCAGGGAAGGATGGCGAAGGTGCTGCTGGTACTGGTGATCCTGCTGGCCCTCTCTTTTCTCCTGAGCATCGGCTATGGATCTTCCGGGTTTCTGCTCTCGTTTCACGACATACAGAGCAAGATTCTCGACTACAGGCTCAGGAGAACGATCCTTGCAGCACTCGTCGGTGCCTCACTCTCATCAGCTGGATGTGCGATGCAGTCCCTCTTCAGGAATCCTCTCGCAGACCCCTACATCATAGGCGTCTCGAGCGGTGCAAGTGCCGGGGCGAGCATCGCAATAGTGCTGGGTCTCGCCTCCTCGTCACTCAGCCTGATGCTTTTCGCGTTCGCCAGCTCGATCCTGACGGTCTACGTGGTTTACAGGATTGGTGGGAGCACGACGAGCTCTCTCCTGCTTGCCGGAATTGCGGTCGCCACGTTCCTGACCGGGCTGACCTCTCTGCTCATCTACATGGCTGGAGAGAGCATGCACAAGGTCATATTCTGGATAATGGGTGGCTTCTGGACGGCCAACTGGGTCAAGGTGGGGCTCATGCTCTTCACGGCATTTCTGGGCATAGCCCTGCTCTACGTCTTCGCATGGAGGCTCAACGCCCTGCTCCTCGGAGAGGAGCATGCGGAGAGCGTTGGAATTGATGTCTCGAAGTTCCGGGCGGTGATAGTTGCAATCTCCGCACTTCTGACAGCCTCTGCAGTCTCCGTCAGCGGAGTCATAGGCTTCGTGGGTCTGATAATCCCCCACACCATGAGGATGCTTCTCGGCTTCGACAACAGGGTTCTGATACCGTTCTCAGTCCTCTTCGCCATGGGGTTCATGCCTCTCGTGGATCTCGTGGCGAGAGTAGCTGTTCCGGGTGAGCTGCCGGTGGGGATAATAACCTCGATGCTCGGAGCACCGTTCTTCATATACCTGCTCAGGAGGGGGACGGGCTTTGGCGCTTGA
- a CDS encoding ABC transporter ATP-binding protein encodes MALEVRDVGVVLGSRRVLESVALSLRKRELVVLLGPNGSGKSTLMKAIYGILRPVRGAIYVDGRAVHSMDRKEVARHLGYLPQESESASLRVIDVVLFGRIPHVQFSPSSKDYEKAIHALRMVGMEGYAQRNFSELSGGEKQKVLLARIFCQETDYLLLDEPTSHLDIRSQVEVMRVVRKLVDSGKGALVAMHDVNLAAMFADRVVMVKNGRIVVQGGVREVITPENIMEVYGIDVEVVRYNGSVVVVPKVQ; translated from the coding sequence TTGGCGCTTGAGGTCAGGGATGTCGGGGTTGTGCTCGGCAGCAGGAGGGTGCTCGAGAGCGTGGCTCTATCGCTCAGAAAGAGGGAGCTCGTGGTTCTGCTCGGCCCCAACGGGAGCGGGAAGAGCACGCTGATGAAGGCGATTTACGGAATACTCAGGCCTGTCAGGGGCGCAATATACGTTGACGGAAGGGCCGTGCACTCGATGGACAGGAAGGAGGTTGCGAGGCACCTCGGATACCTTCCTCAGGAGAGCGAGTCCGCAAGCCTCAGGGTCATAGATGTTGTCCTTTTCGGCAGGATTCCCCACGTCCAGTTCTCTCCTTCAAGCAAAGACTACGAGAAGGCCATCCATGCCCTCAGGATGGTTGGGATGGAGGGCTACGCCCAGAGAAACTTCTCCGAGCTGAGCGGCGGGGAGAAGCAGAAGGTGCTTCTTGCAAGGATATTCTGTCAGGAGACCGACTACCTCCTCCTCGACGAGCCCACGTCCCATCTGGACATAAGGAGTCAGGTTGAGGTCATGAGGGTGGTGAGGAAGCTCGTGGACTCCGGTAAGGGGGCGCTTGTTGCGATGCATGATGTTAACTTAGCTGCCATGTTCGCGGATAGAGTCGTGATGGTCAAAAACGGGAGGATTGTGGTGCAGGGTGGTGTTAGGGAGGTTATAACTCCGGAGAACATCATGGAGGTCTACGGAATAGACGTGGAGGTCGTGAGGTACAATGGAAGTGTGGTGGTTGTTCCCAAGGTGCAGTGA
- a CDS encoding ABC transporter substrate-binding protein, producing MKKLIIMLVLLAAIALSGCATEKEQAAAPTPTLTPTPEKTPTATPTPTPTPAVERVVVTDDFGHEVVINGTPERIVSLAPSNTEILFAIGAGDRVVGVTDYCNYPPEVVELKNQGKLTSVGGFSTVDVEKVISLDPDLVVASFGNGEEVIEVLRSYGIPVIATNPKDLDDVMKDILMIGRAVGEEQNATKLVEWMEEKIGEVKKKAEGYEERPTVAHILWNDPIYVSGNSTFTDNLIEIAGGVNAFDDIDGWGIVSYEDLVARNPDIIIVNSGTGMGGEGDMLYKWITSEFPDLSAVKNGSVYMIDSDIISRPSYRLVYALENISAWIEDWENR from the coding sequence ATGAAGAAGCTGATCATCATGCTGGTTCTTCTTGCAGCGATCGCGCTCTCGGGATGTGCTACAGAGAAGGAGCAGGCAGCAGCGCCAACGCCCACGCTCACCCCAACTCCAGAAAAAACCCCGACCGCAACACCCACACCAACGCCCACGCCAGCCGTGGAGAGGGTGGTGGTGACCGACGACTTCGGGCATGAGGTGGTCATAAACGGAACCCCTGAGAGGATAGTCTCGCTGGCTCCGAGCAACACGGAGATCCTGTTCGCGATAGGTGCCGGGGACAGGGTTGTTGGCGTCACCGACTACTGCAACTACCCTCCGGAGGTTGTTGAGCTGAAGAATCAGGGCAAGCTCACGAGCGTCGGAGGGTTCTCGACCGTTGACGTGGAGAAGGTCATCTCCCTCGATCCGGACTTAGTTGTGGCAAGCTTTGGAAACGGGGAGGAGGTCATCGAGGTTCTCAGGAGCTACGGCATACCCGTGATTGCCACGAATCCCAAGGATCTGGATGATGTTATGAAGGACATACTGATGATAGGCAGGGCCGTTGGTGAGGAGCAGAACGCTACAAAGCTCGTGGAGTGGATGGAGGAGAAGATCGGCGAGGTGAAGAAAAAAGCTGAGGGGTATGAGGAGCGACCGACGGTGGCACACATCCTGTGGAACGACCCCATATACGTCAGCGGCAATTCCACGTTTACCGACAACCTCATCGAGATTGCGGGAGGCGTAAACGCGTTCGACGACATCGATGGCTGGGGAATAGTCAGCTACGAGGATCTGGTCGCGAGGAACCCGGACATAATCATAGTCAACAGCGGAACCGGAATGGGTGGGGAGGGCGACATGCTCTACAAGTGGATAACGAGCGAGTTCCCAGATCTGAGCGCGGTCAAAAACGGGAGCGTGTACATGATCGACTCCGACATAATCTCGAGGCCATCCTACAGGCTCGTTTACGCGCTCGAGAACATCTCGGCATGGATTGAGGACTGGGAGAACCGCTGA